The Plectropomus leopardus isolate mb chromosome 14, YSFRI_Pleo_2.0, whole genome shotgun sequence DNA window AGTTTGACCATCTTGGATTAAAGTTTCTGTTGGAGGGTGTTTTATCGAAACATGCTCTTTGGCAACTGACCTCcaatatttctgcatttctgtATTCACAACCACTCCCTCGCACTCAATTTCCACTGCATACTGAGGAACTGCAGCCTCTGAATGGTCGTCCATGTTGAACATTGTCAGTTTTAATCGTTTATTGATCAGAAGACTGTAGAAGTCATTGTACACTTTGTCATCCCAGGAGCCTTTGGACACATCAAATCCATTCAGGCAGCACAGAAAGGCCTGAGGAGCCTTCTCCAGCAGACTCTGAGGCAGTGATCTCACATTCTTAACGTCAACCTCAGACTCGTTCCCATAGTCAATGAACATGACATTGAATGCATCTTGAACTCTGTGAATTACTTGCGCTCGATACCACTGGTTGTCATCGGAAAACAGAGCAAGGCATGGTCTGCCAGGACCAAGAGTCTCTGAGAAAATCATGTCCTCTTGTGCCTGTCCAGCTTCTTGGGCAAGCCTCGTCACTTCAATGAGCTCCTCTGTGTTGGCATACTGACACCAGAAGAAATGGGGTTCTACAATACAAGAGGCATATACCTCTGTTGTGTTTTGAGAGATGTTTGGCCACTTGAATATGTTCACATTTCCCTTTGGGCAAGAAGGAGGGGAAAGTTGTCTGATTTCTGAATCCCTGTGGCCATCTTCTATTTCTCTCTCCACAAGAAGGACATCTGGAGCTGGTTTTCCTCCTTCACCTACAGTCTTTTCTTGTTCAATCTCTCGTACAGAGGCATTAGTTATAGATTGTGAATTCATCTCGTCTCTTGCATATGTTCCATTGCCACTGTGgactttatttgtttctgtcatcTTTGTTAATGATGATACATTCTTAAGCCCTTGTGTTGAATAGTCCTCATTTAGTGCAGTGGCATTTTCTGAGCTGTCTAAGAGCTGCTGGTCAGTCTGCTGAAAGAGACCAGTTGTCTCATGTCGCATCATCTTTGATATCCTCTCTCTGACCGTGACATTTACATTCAGAGGTCCCTCAAACAGTTCAACAATTAGTTTCCCATTTTCCTCTTTTGCTACAACTGAAATAGTGAACTTTAGGCCAATAGCACaatctgcaaaccactgattgACTTCCTGGGGCACTTCTGCAGGGACTTCGAACAGTCCAAGTGGAACAGCAAGCACCGGAGTAGTTCTGGCCATAGTTGCTTCAGTGGGTAAGGGGTAAATGTCTGATTCCCTCACTGCTAAGGTGTTACCATAGTCAACGAAGTGAACTTTAAGTTCTGGAGACATTTCTACTATTTGAGCTCTGTACCACTGGTTATCAGTGTACCTAGCAAGGCAAATGCTATTAAGTCCAATTGGTTTATCTGTGCACTGTGGCTGGCTAATTAGTTGATTAACATTTTCCATTACTTTGTCAAATAACTGAGAATTCCTTTCCAGTTGGCAGTAGAATTGGTTGACATTCTCTGAATTGGTTAtccacactttttcttttccattcaCCTCAATATTGTGTGTGGAGTAATTGTATACATCTGATTGGACCTGTGGAGGACTTTGAAAGAGAGCTTCAGCCTGTGCATGTTTGTGGGTCAGAAGCTCGCATGCACTGTCAGATGATGTTTCAGTATCTACCCCGTGAAGCAGCAGACCTTCTTCATGTGATGCTACTTTTTCAATGCATTTCCTTTCTTCACAAGCATTTTGCGACTCATAGGAGAAACCTGTTGAAAGATGCCCATTGTTCTTCATAAGGGAGTCTGGATGTTCCGAACTCTCTTTGTCATCAACTCCAGAGGTGGGTTCATCTCTCCTGCCATTCACTTCTAGGTTCTTGCTGCAAGACAAACTTTCCTCTGCTAAATCATGAGTATTAACGATGACTTTGCTCTGTAAACATTCATCTCTGAGAAATGACGAGGGACTGGATTCATTCAGGGCATTTCTTGAATCTCGTTCAGTCTGGGGGGATGAAAAAAGCTCTGCCATCTCTATAAAACATGTGTTTATGCAAACAGCATCATCTGCATAGAGAATGACATGATAGACATCTTTAGGTATGTTGTGGTGGGTAAACTTTGCCATGACTGTGTGCTTCAGGGGCAGTGATTTCAAATAATCAGTCTGGTCTGTAGTCCACCCTGTGCCATTATCTTTTACACCTTCAAGTGTGCAAGGATACGTTACAACTGGCATTCTCAGAAATTTTTCATGGAGAGGTCTGATGTCTCTAATTGGGACAAATTCCGTTTTTCCTTCATCCACATGCAGAACTTCAGCAGCGCCATCGCTAGTCATGGCTTGCTTTAGTAAGGAGCGATGCCATCTGCCATCCATCCCTTTAGCAGCACATGCATCCCCGCAGGTCAAAGGTCGTGTCTCTCCTAAATCTGAGCTCCCTTCATAGTGTTTCTTCATCTGTTCTGATAAAACCTTCAGTGCCTTGGAAAAAATCTGGAGCTTGCAAAATATGTTACATGGGTTAGTTGCCTCTGTCACGTCAACAGTTACAAACGTATCAGTTAATAGTTCTGGGTAAAAGTACTGGTCATGCTTCTCAAGTTGCTTCTCATTCAGATTCTGTTCCTGCGTTATGTTGTCAGCCTCAAGACATTTCTgtacaagacatttaaaatcatcaaCTGGAATCTTCTTTGCAACTCCAAGCTGGCACATATGCTTGGAAACAACTGGTATGTCAAGAACAATGGTCCTGTCTGGCATCAGCACATGTTGAACCAGTCCCTTAAACTTCTTGCCAGGAAGAGACACCAAAAACTTTGTAGCTTTTTCAGGCCAGTTTTTCTCAGGGGAGAGGATATTTGCAACTATGCATGATTCAGTTtcaggaggaaggagaaaacTGTCGTTCTGGCCCCATGCTAAAGCTTCACTTGTGGTGCTATGAGGCTGCCCCTGATCAATAAGAAAAACATTGCAAGCTTCACTTTGAATGGATACAATCCGAGCTCTGTGCCATGTGTCACTAATACAAACCAGACAGAGGTCCCCTGGTTTTCCCTCTGATCCATAAAACTTCCTTTTAGGAGTCTGAATTTCCTCTCTCATCTTCTTGTAAACATGCTTCCTCCTATCATCCAGGTTAACCCATAATTCCACAAGACCATAAGTGTAGTTTAGGTTCACCCTTGTGATGAGGAAAGGCACCTCCGATCCTGGCGTTGGAAGGCCGGGAATTGAACACATTATGAAGGTCAGAAGTCAAATACAGctgcaaatagaaaaaataaatgtgtcaatattgGAGAAAAACAGGCATTTTTAACGAACAATTCActtgcaaaatgaccatttatatatAAACTACCCAACATATTTCACCTTGAAatcatgaagatttttttttttgcatgcctccactgaactgttttcatgctttaaaGTCATTGGGGACCaggtaaactgatgttttgatatacttTTGCTAGTAATAACTGACTTTCTTATTGATAGTAATAATGAGTGTGCAACAGTGTGCTATTGGCAAGACAGCATGGAggtattaaaaaacatttgtttgttttttatttaaactttaacaAATTGATGACCTCCCAGTTTGAGCTAtcaaaaaatggtgaaaaatgttgatcagttaTCCAAAACCTAAGATGACTTGCTCAAATGTCCACAACCCCCAAAACAATTTTGTCAAGGAGGattaaaaaagactgaaaatattcatatttaaggaGCTGGAATAAGAGAATTTATGACATcttttgttgaaaaatgacctaCACAGATTAATAGACTGCcaaattagttggcaattaatttaatagttggcAAATGAAAGATTAGAGacctttattttacttaaatattgTCACTTCAATTTATCCAgtatattttagaaatgtcaggAGTAGATTTGGTGGAGTTTAtagtttacttttttcagtaaGACTTTTGGACACACTTATTTGTAAGgaattttagcactttttccatttttaaataaatatttgtaaaaatcttttttttttgtcagtaacTTCCATTGTAAAAATTAGTTTCATTCATATTCACAAATATCATTGCAAGGTCTGGTAATCAtgaaaagtttgtattttaattgtagAGCGCTGGTTCCAAACCTGTGGGTCGCCAGGGCTTCATGTGGGGTTAATAAGGCCTTCTTTTAAGGGGTGTTAGGAAAGCTGACAAATAGgccttctttgtgtgtgtgtgtatatatatatctccgTTAAGTAATACTTAACggtatagtgtgtgtgtgtatatatatatatatatatattatatatgtatatatacacacataaacgcacacacatacacacacaaaggaggCCTATTTGTCACCATTTCATTGATTTCTctgatgaaaattaaattatatataagtTTCACCATgcaagatataaaaataaaaaaatgaacaccaaattaattgttattaattttgGAGTCAACCAAattaaacacattcacaaaatcCATCCAATGAAAATCTACTCTGTCCACTGAGGCTGTGGTCTTTGGTCACAGGTCTGTAATCCCTCTGATGGCcaaaagctgttttatttctatGCTAATTCTTAATGTTGGGGTAAGGATACGAAGTTATGAAACTGGGACAATGGCTGTTAAcagatgtgtttatttatttaaatcacaaaaatgaataaaaagaaatgtctttGGCCCTAAAAGACGCTCATCTTCCCTCTAGTCTTAATCAAAGGTTATCGGGCATTCCTGAAATAATGCAACTAATCAGGAAAACATCATTGTCCGTGTTTAGCATGCttattaatgataatataaGTTATTTTGCGCTTGAATTTACACAAATTCTCCTAAACGTAGGGCGGCAGGTTTCCGTGATTCCTTTCGAGCTTTTCATCATTCACTTCCAGCTCCTCATGCAAAATCACtggcaataaaaataacaataaaaaacataacatccCACGATCCACACACACTTTACGTGGCTTTTCAAAGTGTGTTATAGATAAATATCTTTATGTTAAGCATTCGGCTCTGACACTCACACCATATTGCGGACATTATTATATACAAGTCGATTTTCCTCACCGTTTTTGGTGCAGGCATCTCATCATCATTGGAATTTAGCAGTAGGTAGAAGAGGCGGGCACTCAAATGGGTTATAAAggcctcttcttcttttttggtttcagtGGCAGACTACAAACAAATGTTAAAGGTGTGTGCCGCCACCTACTGTAGccaattgttttaaaataaaacaaatgattattaatattattattattctacattaaaaattagatataggttttttaaatttaacgcaagataaatatacaaaacaagTCAGGGAACAGGTTACCAAAAACAAGGGATGGAATTAAGCAACAATGGTAAGAATAACGCTAATATATGAATTATAAGGCAAAACCCCGAACGGATTGTGTaacattatgatttaaaaactttatattatgtctttttcattgtttgtaaaTAACATTG harbors:
- the LOC121953990 gene encoding tudor domain-containing 6; translated protein: MCSIPGLPTPGSEVPFLITRVNLNYTYGLVELWVNLDDRRKHVYKKMREEIQTPKRKFYGSEGKPGDLCLVCISDTWHRARIVSIQSEACNVFLIDQGQPHSTTSEALAWGQNDSFLLPPETESCIVANILSPEKNWPEKATKFLVSLPGKKFKGLVQHVLMPDRTIVLDIPVVSKHMCQLGVAKKIPVDDFKCLVQKCLEADNITQEQNLNEKQLEKHDQYFYPELLTDTFVTVDVTEATNPCNIFCKLQIFSKALKVLSEQMKKHYEGSSDLGETRPLTCGDACAAKGMDGRWHRSLLKQAMTSDGAAEVLHVDEGKTEFVPIRDIRPLHEKFLRMPVVTYPCTLEGVKDNGTGWTTDQTDYLKSLPLKHTVMAKFTHHNIPKDVYHVILYADDAVCINTCFIEMAELFSSPQTERDSRNALNESSPSSFLRDECLQSKVIVNTHDLAEESLSCSKNLEVNGRRDEPTSGVDDKESSEHPDSLMKNNGHLSTGFSYESQNACEERKCIEKVASHEEGLLLHGVDTETSSDSACELLTHKHAQAEALFQSPPQVQSDVYNYSTHNIEVNGKEKVWITNSENVNQFYCQLERNSQLFDKVMENVNQLISQPQCTDKPIGLNSICLARYTDNQWYRAQIVEMSPELKVHFVDYGNTLAVRESDIYPLPTEATMARTTPVLAVPLGLFEVPAEVPQEVNQWFADCAIGLKFTISVVAKEENGKLIVELFEGPLNVNVTVRERISKMMRHETTGLFQQTDQQLLDSSENATALNEDYSTQGLKNVSSLTKMTETNKVHSGNGTYARDEMNSQSITNASVREIEQEKTVGEGGKPAPDVLLVEREIEDGHRDSEIRQLSPPSCPKGNVNIFKWPNISQNTTEVYASCIVEPHFFWCQYANTEELIEVTRLAQEAGQAQEDMIFSETLGPGRPCLALFSDDNQWYRAQVIHRVQDAFNVMFIDYGNESEVDVKNVRSLPQSLLEKAPQAFLCCLNGFDVSKGSWDDKVYNDFYSLLINKRLKLTMFNMDDHSEAAVPQYAVEIECEGVVVNTEMQKYWRSVAKEHVSIKHPPTETLIQDGQTESNMPHLNVFKGNMNTCRYKWPNFSQNATEAYASCIVEPHFFWCQYANKEKLSKVLELAQEAGQAQEDMMFSETLGPGSPCLALFIDDNQWYRAQVIRKVEDAFDVMFIDYGNESNIDIKNVRSLPQSLLEMAPQAFLCSLNGFDVSKGSWDDKIYEDFYNFLVGKRLKVTVFSMDYHSEIAVPQYAVDVECNRVIVNTHMMKYWKGLDTGHALAESLGSVDQDYEECSV